The DNA window aagcgattttcctgcctcagccttacgagtagctgggattacaggcaagcgccaccacgcctagctaattttgtatttttagtagagacagggtttctccacgttggtcaggctggtctggaactcctgacctcaggtggtccgctcactttggcctcccaaagtgctgggattacaggcatgaaccaccacacccggcccccgtTCTCCTTACTGggtatgttaaaattatttctttcaaaagaaaaagctggTCAAAGTGCAACGGTGTTACCCACTActtgatcacaaccagttacagattttttgttccttctccactccaactgcttcacttgactagcctaggaagaaaaaaaagagaaaagaaagaaaacgctAAACTTTTTAATCTGGGCTAGTAAATAGCCAGAAAggactttataaaaatgaaatatacaaaatgacaGTAGTACATTTAACTAAAGGTATAGCTATGACTCTTAAATTTGCATATGttataaataatatcaatatAAAAACTTATAGCATGGGTCCATTTTTAATaactatgtaaatttttttttttttttgagatggagtctcgctctttcacccaggctggagtgcagtggcgcgatctcggctcactgcaggctccgccccccggggttcacgccattctcctgcctcagcctcccgcgtagctgggactacaggcgcccgccacctcgcccggctaattttttgtatttttagtagagacggggtttcaccgtgttagccaggatggtctccatctcctgacctcgtgatccgcccgcctcggcctcccaaagtgctgggattacaggcgtgagccaccgcgcccggcctaactatgtaaatattttaaactttctagaTCTAAAGCTTAAGGATTATGGAGTGGATCTCACTGAAGTTTCAGACAATGGATGTGGGGTAGAAGAAGAAAACTTCGAAGGCTTAAGTAAGTTGACTTTTTCTAAtcctattataaaataattgggCCACATGTCTCAGAATTTTGAGTAAAACTGTCTTGGGAAACgcaaaaacagttttttaaagccAGTTACTAGATATCGTGTATATTCGTTGTTATAGCACTTGAGATATCTTAGTCCTTACTTTACACTCTCTTTCAGCTCTGAAACATCACACATCTAAGATTCAAGAGTTTGCCGACCTAACTCAGGTTGAAACTTTCGGTTTTCAGGGGGAAGCTCTGAGCTCACTTTGTGCACTGAggtgaaacaatatttttatccattcacttgaCCCCTTAGAAAAACCTCTCTGAAAATTAGTTGGAATCGTTATTATTAGCAATTTTCTATCTCAGTATCTCAACTTCCAGCTTCTGAATTCTGTTTCGTCTCACTGCCAGTCTAAGTCATAGTACTTCTGAAATGTGagcaataaatgaatgaaatgaagcaaataGTATTGTTAAAAAAATGGTTACCCTTATTAAAACAGTAACTTCTCAATTTTAACATAACATGTAGATAATAAATGATAGTTACCATTAGTTTTCACTATCAAATTTTAGGGAAACATTTCACCAAAGCACTATTTAATTATAGCACAGAtatgaaatttttataattatatataaatgcatatatatatatatatatatatatattttttttttagactgtgtctcactctgtcccccaggctggagtgcagtggcacagtctcagctcactgcaatctctgcctcccaggttcaagtgattctcgtgccacagcctcctgaaagagctgggactatagcgtgcaccaccactcctggctaatttttgtatttttaatagagatggggttttgccatgttgcccaggctggtctggaactcctggcctcaagtgatctgccctcctcagcctcccaaagtgctggaattacaggcatgagccaccgcaccctgccctacatatacattttaattatagtATCTTTtggattctttaaaaattttttttaaactttttaaaaattatttaaaattctttaaaaaaatgttgtttgAAGAGTAATAACAACACAAATCTCtatttgtgaataaataaatcttgagATCATTCATTTATGGTTTTACAGTTCAacctgaaaatgaaatcaaagctTTTTTCAAAACAAAGCATGTTTAGTGCTCTCTGTCTCACTGTCTTTTAGATGCCAAACCTTAGATTTTATGATGACTCCTCAACCGTTTAGATCTTGGTTATCTCAGAGGGATCATCAGCTTCTTAAGAAAGTTTTGAGAGAAAAGCAAGTGAAGAAAAGCGTAGTCAGTGCCCAACATCATGGGTCTCTCACTGAACACACCCTGCCTGGTATTCTCTCACAGCAATGTCACCATTTCTACCTGCCATGCATCGACAAAGGTTGGGACTCAACTGGTGTTTGATCACAATGGGAAAATCATCCAGAAAACCCCCTACCCCTGCCCCAGAGGGACCACAGTCAGCGTGAAGCAGTTATTTTCTACGGTACCTGTGCGCCATAAGGAATATCAAAGGAATGTTAAGAAGGTACAGTAAATTAATCCTGGTTTTCAAGAGTATTGGTTAATGCACATGAGCAAAAGATTTACTAAAGATGTTTATTCTTCAGTTGATTCTCTTCCCATAATTTATTGAGAAATGCTTTATCTGCATTTCTCATTAAAGACTTAACTTTAGGgtgatttacttttttgttttcatcacaTGGTGTTTATTaggactgggcaacatagtgagaccctgtctcactatgttgaaaaaaattgactgggcatggtggcatgcacctgtagttccagctacttgggaagctgaagtgggaggatcacttgagcccaggaacttgaggctgcagtgagctatatatatacacacacacatatatatatatgtaattttttatttttatctttttttgagatggagtctcactttggcaccctagctggagtgcagtggcacaatctcgatccactgcaacctccatctcctgagttcaagtggttctcctgcctcagccttctgagtagctgagattacaggtgcacaccaccacacccggctcatttttgtatttttagcagagagggggtttcaccatgttgtccaggctggccaggctggtctcgaattcctgacctcaggtgatccgcccacctcggcctctcaaagtgctgggatttcagacgtgagccaccatgcctggccttacgTACTTATATTTTCATGAGAATATTTCTCTTGGTTTTCTGATAAATGAGTTACTGGAACCCTTATGAATTTGAATGCAAATGAAACAGCTAAATGTTATGTAATTGTTGTGtttaaaaagcagattataaAACTATCTGTATTATATGATTACAGTTTTATAAAAACGAAACAACAGGCCTAAATGTGTATAGTATAAAGGCTGGAAGAGTCAGCACTTCATGTTCTCAGTGGTTATCCTTGGGTGTGAGATCTCATGCACTTTTTGCTCTCTTCTTTTTGCctttccattttgtgtgtgtgttttttatcaTCTAAAAAGTTATGTAAACATATGcaactaaaaactttttttacttGTAGAGCATTGGGTGCtaattttaacattgttttttttagacggagtcttctcactctgtctcccaggctggagtgcagtggtgtgatcttggctcactgcaacctctgcctcccgggttgtaATACAAGCTGAAGTTGGAAGTGTTGGAGCCTGGAGGACCAACAGCTCACCATCCATTCAAATGAATAGGACCGAAAAGTGACAGAACAATGGCCACGAGGGGCCCCAACAGAGGAAGAAACCAGGTGAGGTGTGGTATAGTGGACTCGACTGCCTTCTAAATCTCAgtggttggccaggtgcggtggctcacacctgtaattccagcaaaagaaaagctgaggcagggtgatcacgaagtcaggagttcaagaccagcctggcaaacatggtgaagccccatctctactaaaaatagaaaaattagccaggcatggtggcatgtgctgtagtcccagctacttgggaggctgaggcaggagaatcgcttgaacccgggaggcggaggttgcagtaagccgagattgtgcctctgcactctagcctaggtaacagagtgggACACCatctcagtcaatcaatcaatcaatcaatcaatctcaGTGGTTGAACTACCCTTGATATGGTTcagctctgtatccccacccaaatctcatgtcaaattgtaattcccagtgttgagggagggacctggtgggaggtgatcggCTCATGGGGGCTGACTTCCCctttcctgttctcatgatagtgagtgagcactcatgggatctggttgtttaaaagcgtgcAGCACCTCCGgcttcactctctctgtctctcctgctccaccatggccagacgtgcctgcttccccttcaccttctgccataattgtcagtttcctgaggactccccagccacgcttcctgtacagcctgcagaactgtgagtcaaacctcttttctttaaattacccagtttctggtagttctttatagcagtatgaaaacactAATGGACCCTTCTGGTTGAAGGAATGCAGCCATTCTGCTTGTTTGACTATTTCCTTTCTATTCATCTCTATTTCCCGGGAGGTGTTTATCCAAGCGCAATAGGAGGTATTGGTGACCGCACAGTCCCCTCAGTGTTCTGCTAGTGAATACTTG is part of the Nomascus leucogenys isolate Asia chromosome 17, Asia_NLE_v1, whole genome shotgun sequence genome and encodes:
- the LOC100605610 gene encoding putative postmeiotic segregation increased 2-like protein 2; this translates as MLRSTEPAKAIEPIGRKSVHEICSGPVVLSLSTAVKELVENSLDAGATNIDLKLKDYGVDLTEVSDNGCGVEEENFEGLTLKHHTSKIQEFADLTQVETFGFQGEALSSLCALSNVTISTCHASTKVGTQLVFDHNGKIIQKTPYPCPRGTTVSVKQLFSTVPVRHKEYQRNVKKDS